One genomic segment of Flexivirga aerilata includes these proteins:
- a CDS encoding LLM class F420-dependent oxidoreductase, whose amino-acid sequence MTKLGYQIPNFSYPDIPADRLFPTVVQQAKEADSSGFDTVLVMDHFYQLPMLGEPGEPMIECYVLLSALAQHTEQVRLSALVTGNTYRNPTLLAKEVTALDVVSGGRAQLGIGAGWFELEHDSLGYEFGTFTDRFEKLEEALQIILPMLRGERPTLDGKHYQVKEALNSPAPLRPIPVMIGGAGERKTLRMVAQYADESNLICAVDDIPRKLEALAGHCDALGRDRSQITVSYQTTACIAPTHEEAQRELDDYVARNPRAASRPGSAIVGSPDEVAAAYEKLLATGIDGVTVNAPANGHIPGRVQLLGETLAPLIR is encoded by the coding sequence ATGACGAAGCTCGGTTACCAGATCCCGAATTTCAGCTATCCCGACATTCCCGCCGACCGCCTGTTCCCGACGGTCGTGCAGCAGGCGAAGGAGGCCGACTCCAGCGGCTTCGACACCGTCCTGGTGATGGACCACTTCTACCAACTGCCGATGCTCGGCGAGCCCGGCGAGCCGATGATCGAGTGCTACGTGCTCCTGTCGGCGCTCGCCCAGCACACCGAGCAGGTGCGGCTGTCGGCGCTGGTCACCGGCAACACCTACCGCAATCCCACGCTGCTCGCCAAGGAGGTCACGGCGCTCGACGTGGTCTCCGGCGGCCGCGCTCAGCTCGGCATCGGCGCGGGCTGGTTCGAACTCGAGCACGACTCTCTCGGCTACGAATTCGGCACCTTCACCGACCGGTTCGAGAAGCTCGAGGAGGCACTGCAGATCATCCTGCCGATGCTGCGCGGCGAGCGGCCGACGCTCGACGGCAAGCACTACCAGGTCAAGGAGGCGCTCAACTCCCCCGCGCCGCTGCGGCCGATCCCGGTGATGATCGGCGGCGCCGGCGAACGCAAGACGCTGCGGATGGTGGCCCAGTATGCCGACGAGTCCAACCTCATCTGCGCGGTCGACGACATACCGCGCAAGCTCGAGGCACTGGCCGGCCACTGCGACGCGCTCGGCCGGGACCGGTCGCAGATCACGGTGAGCTACCAGACCACCGCGTGCATCGCGCCGACCCACGAGGAGGCACAGCGCGAGCTCGACGACTACGTCGCCCGCAACCCGCGCGCGGCGAGCCGGCCCGGCTCGGCGATCGTCGGCTCGCCGGACGAGGTGGCCGCGGCATACGAGAAGCTGCTGGCCACCGGCATCGACGGCGTCACCGTGAACGCCCCTGCGAACGGCCACATCCCGGGCCGCGTGCAGTTGCTCGGCGAGACGCTGGCGCCGCTGATCAGGTAG
- a CDS encoding phosphatidylinositol mannoside acyltransferase: MSPRDRAETLAYRAGWSLVQRLPARAAYGVFDKVAERMHRRGGRSVEQLRSNYARVRPELSASELDALVLAGLKSYLRYWCDAFRLPRQTPQTLDRGIRLTGYDAEARAIVECGEPLVLFLGHLGNWDHCGAWATHFFAPVTTVAERLKPEAVFDAFVAFRESLGMRILPLTGGPDVYPQLREAISRGGFVPLLSDRDLTSRGVAVTLCGHPARAAVGPARLALETGAALFPLAVTYERVPGSVEHRVVARFGARVVPPVDGSAAEKVRRMTQQCVDDLGETIREHTEDWHMMQRVFTGDAAR; the protein is encoded by the coding sequence GTGAGCCCGCGCGACCGCGCGGAGACCCTCGCCTACCGCGCCGGCTGGTCGCTGGTGCAGCGGCTGCCCGCGCGGGCGGCATACGGAGTGTTCGACAAGGTCGCCGAGCGGATGCACCGGCGCGGCGGCAGGTCGGTCGAGCAGCTGCGCAGCAATTACGCGCGGGTGCGGCCCGAGCTGTCCGCGAGCGAGCTCGACGCGCTGGTCCTCGCCGGCCTGAAGTCCTACCTGCGCTACTGGTGCGACGCCTTCCGGCTGCCGCGCCAGACCCCGCAGACCCTCGATCGCGGCATCCGCCTGACCGGGTATGACGCGGAGGCGCGCGCGATCGTCGAGTGCGGCGAGCCACTGGTGCTCTTCCTCGGCCACCTCGGCAATTGGGACCACTGCGGCGCCTGGGCGACCCACTTCTTCGCGCCGGTGACCACGGTCGCGGAGCGGCTGAAGCCCGAGGCGGTCTTCGACGCATTCGTCGCGTTCCGCGAGTCGCTGGGCATGCGCATCCTGCCGCTGACCGGCGGACCGGACGTCTATCCGCAACTGCGAGAAGCGATTTCGCGTGGCGGCTTCGTGCCGCTGCTCTCCGACCGCGACCTGACGTCGCGCGGAGTCGCGGTCACGCTCTGCGGACACCCTGCGCGTGCCGCGGTCGGTCCGGCCCGGCTGGCGCTGGAGACCGGCGCGGCGCTCTTCCCGCTCGCGGTCACCTACGAGCGCGTGCCCGGCAGCGTCGAGCACCGGGTGGTCGCCCGGTTCGGCGCGCGCGTCGTGCCGCCGGTCGACGGCAGCGCCGCCGAGAAGGTCCGCCGGATGACCCAGCAGTGCGTCGACGACCTGGGGGAGACGATCCGCGAGCACACCGAGGACTGGCACATGATGCAGCGGGTCTTCACCGGGGACGCCGCGCGATGA
- a CDS encoding VOC family protein, protein MSAVLNPYLNFTGQAREAMDFYKSVFGGEVSAMTFEQVNPNDEKIDPVDANKIMHSQLETPAGFTLMASDVPQAMQPMPNGGISLSGDSADDLRGYWEKLTDHAQVLMPLSKQAWGDEFGMLIDKFGVNWLMNISGPR, encoded by the coding sequence GTGAGCGCAGTCCTCAATCCCTACCTCAACTTCACCGGCCAGGCCCGGGAGGCGATGGACTTCTACAAGTCGGTCTTCGGCGGCGAGGTGTCCGCGATGACCTTCGAGCAGGTCAACCCGAACGACGAGAAGATCGACCCGGTCGACGCGAACAAGATCATGCACTCGCAGCTGGAGACACCGGCCGGCTTCACGCTGATGGCCTCCGACGTGCCGCAGGCGATGCAGCCGATGCCCAACGGCGGCATCAGCCTGTCCGGCGACAGCGCCGACGACTTGCGCGGCTACTGGGAGAAGCTCACCGACCACGCCCAGGTGCTGATGCCGCTGTCGAAGCAGGCGTGGGGCGACGAGTTCGGGATGCTGATCGACAAGTTCGGCGTCAACTGGCTGATGAACATCAGCGGCCCGCGCTGA
- a CDS encoding HIT family protein — protein MSSAIEPETEFARVPDGFERLWTPHRMAYIRTEKPDEDDDVACPFCAAQTKSDEDALIVHRGATCFVILNLFPYNPGHLLVCPDRHVPGYLDLTDEETAEFTLLTKQAMRAVTAAAAPHGFNLGMNQGEVAGAGVAAHLHQHVVPRWGGDANFLPIVAQTKALPELLADTRARLADAWPQD, from the coding sequence ATGTCGTCAGCGATCGAGCCGGAGACCGAATTCGCGCGCGTGCCCGACGGGTTCGAGCGCCTGTGGACTCCCCACCGGATGGCCTACATCCGCACCGAGAAGCCCGACGAGGACGACGACGTGGCCTGCCCGTTCTGCGCGGCGCAGACCAAGAGCGACGAGGACGCGCTCATCGTGCACCGGGGGGCGACCTGCTTCGTCATCCTCAACCTCTTCCCCTACAACCCCGGCCACCTGCTGGTCTGTCCCGACCGGCACGTGCCGGGATATCTCGACCTCACCGACGAGGAGACCGCCGAGTTCACCTTGCTCACCAAGCAGGCGATGCGGGCGGTCACCGCTGCGGCCGCGCCGCACGGCTTCAACCTCGGCATGAACCAGGGCGAGGTCGCCGGCGCGGGAGTCGCGGCGCACCTGCACCAGCACGTGGTGCCGCGGTGGGGCGGCGACGCCAACTTCCTGCCGATCGTGGCGCAGACCAAGGCGCTGCCCGAGCTGCTCGCCGACACCCGCGCGCGGCTCGCCGACGCCTGGCCGCAGGACTGA
- the thrS gene encoding threonine--tRNA ligase: protein MSAEQDSTTAAGQRVDTPTTGTELFGGDRRIVAMRVDGELQDLFREVPAGASVEPVPVDSPDGVNVLRHSTAHVLAQAVQQVNPDAKLGIGPPITDGFYYDFDVETPFTPEDLKALEKAMQKIINEGQTFHRREISDADARTELASEPYKLELIGLKSKAGEAAEGADAEVGEGGLTIYDNVRRDGTVAWGDLCRGPHLPSTKLIGNAFKVMRSAAAYWRGSEKNPQLQRIYGTAWPSKEELKAYLDRLAEAEKRDHRKLGAELDLFSFPEELGSGLPVFHPKGGVIKREMEDYVRRRHIEEGFQYVGTPHISKDGLFHTSGHLPYYAETMFPGMELEGAQYRLKAMNCPMHNLIYSSRGRSYRELPLRFFEFGSVYRYEKSGVVHGLTRVRGMTQDDSHSYVTAEQAPGEIRHLLGFVLSLLRDFGLDDFYLELSTRDTEGDKKDKFIGTDEQWETATAILEQVATESGLELVPDPGGAAFYGPKISVQARDAIGRTWQMSTIQYDFNQPHRFGLEFQASDGSRQEPVMIHSAKFGSIERFLGVLVEHYAGAFPPWLSPVQVLGVPVAEEFAPYLQDVLDTLQEKGIRVELDDSDDRFPKKIRNASKSKVPFVLIAGDEDRTAGAVSFRYRDGSQRNGVPVAEAVEEIQAAIADKRQV, encoded by the coding sequence TTGTCCGCCGAGCAAGACTCGACCACCGCCGCTGGACAGCGGGTCGACACGCCGACGACCGGTACCGAGCTGTTCGGTGGCGACCGTCGCATCGTGGCGATGAGGGTCGACGGTGAGCTGCAGGATCTCTTCCGTGAGGTGCCCGCCGGTGCCAGCGTCGAGCCGGTGCCGGTCGACTCCCCGGACGGCGTCAATGTGTTGCGCCACTCGACCGCACACGTGCTCGCGCAGGCCGTGCAGCAGGTCAACCCGGACGCCAAGCTCGGGATCGGCCCGCCGATCACCGACGGTTTCTACTACGACTTCGACGTCGAGACGCCGTTCACCCCCGAGGACCTCAAGGCCCTCGAGAAGGCGATGCAGAAGATCATCAACGAGGGGCAGACCTTCCACCGGCGTGAGATCTCCGACGCCGACGCCCGGACCGAACTCGCCTCGGAACCCTACAAACTCGAGCTTATCGGGCTGAAGTCGAAGGCCGGCGAAGCCGCGGAGGGCGCCGACGCGGAGGTCGGCGAGGGCGGCCTCACCATCTACGACAACGTGCGCCGCGACGGCACCGTCGCCTGGGGCGACCTGTGCCGCGGGCCGCACCTGCCGTCGACCAAGCTGATCGGCAACGCGTTCAAGGTGATGCGGTCGGCCGCGGCATACTGGCGCGGCTCGGAGAAGAACCCGCAGCTGCAGCGGATCTACGGCACCGCGTGGCCGAGCAAGGAGGAGCTGAAGGCCTACCTCGACCGCCTGGCCGAGGCCGAGAAGCGCGACCACCGCAAGCTGGGTGCCGAGCTCGACCTGTTCAGCTTCCCCGAGGAGCTCGGGTCGGGGCTGCCGGTCTTCCACCCCAAGGGCGGGGTCATCAAGCGGGAGATGGAGGACTACGTCCGCCGCCGGCACATCGAGGAGGGCTTCCAGTATGTCGGCACCCCGCACATCTCCAAGGACGGCCTCTTCCACACCAGTGGACACCTGCCCTACTACGCCGAGACGATGTTCCCGGGCATGGAGCTGGAGGGCGCGCAATATCGCCTCAAGGCGATGAACTGCCCGATGCACAACCTCATCTATTCCTCGCGCGGCCGCTCCTACCGCGAACTGCCTTTGCGTTTCTTCGAATTCGGCTCGGTCTACCGCTACGAGAAGTCGGGCGTGGTGCACGGCCTCACCCGCGTGCGCGGTATGACGCAGGACGACTCGCACTCCTACGTCACCGCCGAGCAGGCACCCGGCGAGATCCGGCACCTGCTGGGCTTCGTGCTGTCGCTGCTGCGCGACTTCGGTCTCGACGACTTCTACCTGGAGCTGTCGACCCGCGACACCGAGGGCGACAAGAAGGACAAGTTCATCGGCACCGACGAGCAGTGGGAGACCGCGACCGCGATCCTGGAGCAGGTCGCCACCGAGTCCGGCCTGGAGCTGGTGCCCGACCCGGGCGGTGCGGCGTTCTACGGCCCGAAGATCTCGGTGCAGGCGCGCGACGCGATCGGGCGCACCTGGCAGATGTCGACCATCCAGTACGACTTCAACCAGCCGCACCGCTTCGGGCTGGAGTTCCAGGCCTCGGACGGCAGCCGGCAGGAGCCGGTGATGATCCACTCGGCGAAGTTCGGGTCCATCGAGCGCTTCCTCGGGGTGCTCGTCGAGCACTACGCGGGCGCCTTCCCGCCCTGGCTGTCGCCGGTGCAGGTCCTCGGGGTGCCGGTCGCGGAGGAGTTTGCGCCATACCTGCAGGACGTGTTGGACACCTTGCAGGAGAAGGGGATTCGCGTCGAGCTGGACGACTCCGACGACCGCTTCCCGAAGAAGATCCGCAACGCCAGCAAGTCCAAGGTGCCGTTCGTGCTGATCGCCGGCGACGAGGACCGCACGGCAGGCGCGGTGTCCTTCCGCTACCGCGACGGCTCGCAGCGCAACGGTGTGCCGGTCGCCGAGGCGGTCGAGGAGATCCAGGCCGCGATCGCCGACAAGCGACAGGTCTGA
- a CDS encoding glycosyltransferase 87 family protein, producing the protein MGERSRDTGQLRMAGLIAVLWLASRGALLLIHRRETDIDGDIGYFSDVLQQHDITRMLTEYPTPVVALMWPMHLIAGTDGDRFRQLFVATMLLVDLLFTAYLVHLGRRSRDYLGAFAWIGFGLCLGPLLIFRFDLLPGVFAAVAIGLSARAPIRAGISAALGFAFKLWPIVLVPMLATRGQQLRRSAAAAALTVVVLVDVSMVFAGVERTLSPLTWQRDRGLQVESLVATPLMFDRLRHPDRWRVEYAHNAWEINGPWTAAAQHTATALIGVAILVIAFLWWRCFRVRHERPELTAWLCLAVICLIVVTDKTFSPQYLLWIAPPAALVLATWPRVLAPRVLMGALLLIALTTQQLYPVHYNAMIATPPAALSVWLLVVRNVMLLAVTVGLCLYVWRQSLLPQASAEHQGDEQHDEDDDGDRAEQQPTRRRR; encoded by the coding sequence ATGGGGGAACGATCGCGCGACACCGGGCAGCTGCGGATGGCGGGGCTGATCGCCGTGCTCTGGCTGGCGAGCCGCGGCGCGTTGCTGCTGATCCATCGCCGGGAGACCGACATCGACGGCGACATCGGCTATTTCAGCGACGTCCTGCAGCAGCACGACATCACCCGGATGCTCACCGAGTACCCCACTCCGGTCGTCGCCCTGATGTGGCCGATGCACCTGATCGCCGGCACCGACGGCGACCGTTTCCGCCAGCTGTTCGTCGCCACCATGCTGCTCGTCGACCTGCTCTTCACCGCCTACTTGGTGCACCTCGGCCGGCGCTCGCGTGACTACCTCGGCGCCTTCGCCTGGATCGGTTTCGGGCTGTGCCTCGGTCCGCTGCTGATCTTCCGTTTCGATCTGTTGCCAGGCGTTTTCGCGGCCGTCGCCATCGGCCTGTCGGCCCGTGCCCCGATCCGGGCCGGCATCTCCGCCGCGCTGGGGTTCGCCTTCAAACTGTGGCCGATCGTGCTGGTGCCCATGCTCGCCACCCGCGGGCAGCAGCTCCGTCGCTCGGCCGCCGCGGCAGCGCTGACGGTCGTGGTGCTGGTCGACGTCTCGATGGTGTTCGCAGGTGTCGAGCGCACGCTCTCGCCGCTGACGTGGCAGCGCGACCGTGGCCTGCAGGTCGAGTCGTTGGTCGCCACGCCGCTGATGTTCGACCGGCTGCGGCATCCGGACCGCTGGCGGGTGGAATACGCGCACAACGCGTGGGAGATCAACGGCCCGTGGACCGCCGCCGCGCAGCACACCGCGACCGCCCTGATCGGGGTCGCGATCCTCGTCATCGCCTTCCTCTGGTGGCGTTGCTTCCGGGTCCGGCACGAGCGCCCCGAGCTGACCGCCTGGCTCTGCCTGGCGGTGATCTGCCTGATCGTGGTCACCGACAAGACGTTCAGCCCGCAATATCTGCTGTGGATCGCCCCGCCGGCGGCGCTCGTGCTGGCCACCTGGCCCCGGGTGCTCGCCCCGCGCGTGCTGATGGGGGCTCTGCTGCTCATCGCGCTCACCACCCAGCAGCTCTACCCGGTGCACTACAACGCGATGATCGCGACGCCGCCGGCCGCGTTGTCGGTGTGGCTGCTCGTCGTGCGCAACGTCATGCTCCTGGCCGTCACCGTGGGCCTCTGCCTCTATGTATGGCGGCAGAGTCTGCTGCCGCAGGCGTCAGCCGAGCACCAGGGCGATGAGCAGCACGATGAAGACGACGACGGCGATCGCGCCGAGCAGCAACCAACGCGTCGACGTCGGTGA
- the pdxS gene encoding pyridoxal 5'-phosphate synthase lyase subunit PdxS: MECTVTELAQQAAQTGTARVKRGMAEMLKGGVIMDVVTPEQAKIAEDAGAVAVMALERVPADIRAQGGVSRMSDPDMIDGIIEAVSIPVMAKARIGHFVEAQVLQSLGVDYIDESEVLTPADYANHIDKWEFTVPFVCGATNLGEALRRITEGAAMIRSKGEAGTGDVSNATTHMRQIRQELRRLQSLPEDELYVAAKELQAPYELVREVAEAGKLPVVLFTAGGIATPADAAMMMQLGAEGVFVGSGIFKSGNPEQRAEAIVKATTFYDDPDVIAKVSRGLGEAMVGINVDEPARSIQFAERGW; encoded by the coding sequence ATGGAGTGCACCGTGACCGAGCTCGCCCAGCAAGCCGCCCAGACCGGCACCGCCCGCGTGAAGCGCGGGATGGCCGAGATGTTGAAGGGCGGCGTGATCATGGACGTCGTCACGCCCGAGCAGGCGAAGATCGCCGAGGACGCCGGTGCGGTCGCGGTCATGGCCCTGGAGCGGGTGCCGGCCGACATCCGCGCGCAGGGCGGCGTCTCCCGGATGAGCGACCCCGACATGATCGACGGCATCATCGAGGCCGTCTCGATCCCGGTGATGGCCAAGGCGCGCATCGGCCACTTCGTCGAGGCGCAGGTGCTGCAGAGCCTCGGCGTCGACTACATCGACGAGTCGGAGGTGCTGACCCCTGCCGACTACGCCAACCACATCGACAAGTGGGAGTTCACCGTGCCCTTCGTGTGCGGTGCGACCAACCTGGGCGAGGCGTTGCGCCGGATCACCGAGGGCGCGGCGATGATCCGCTCCAAGGGCGAGGCCGGCACCGGCGACGTCTCCAACGCCACGACCCACATGCGCCAGATCCGGCAGGAGCTGCGCCGACTGCAGAGCCTGCCCGAGGACGAGCTGTATGTCGCGGCCAAGGAGTTGCAGGCGCCCTACGAACTCGTGCGCGAGGTCGCCGAGGCGGGCAAGCTGCCGGTCGTGCTCTTCACCGCCGGCGGCATCGCGACCCCGGCCGACGCCGCGATGATGATGCAGCTGGGCGCCGAGGGGGTCTTCGTCGGGTCGGGCATCTTCAAGTCGGGCAACCCGGAGCAGCGCGCCGAGGCGATCGTGAAGGCCACGACCTTCTACGACGACCCCGACGTGATCGCCAAGGTGTCCCGCGGGCTCGGCGAGGCGATGGTCGGCATCAACGTCGACGAGCCGGCTCGGTCGATCCAGTTCGCCGAGCGCGGCTGGTGA
- the pgsA gene encoding phosphatidylinositol phosphate synthase — protein MLNRYARAAMAKIMTPVARLFLRLGISPDVVTIVGTLGVCAGALAFYPRGEFFWGTVVITCFIFSDTLDGNMARMSGRSSVWGAYLDSTLDRVADAAIFGALVLWYAGDGQNLTMAGLALACLILGMVVSYSKARAEGLGMTANVGIAERSERLVAVLVTTGLVGIPWLHLPTAVLGVVLALLAIFSFITVLQRMLTVRRQALDAAK, from the coding sequence ATGCTCAACCGATATGCGCGGGCCGCGATGGCCAAGATCATGACCCCGGTGGCGCGCCTGTTCCTGCGCCTCGGGATCAGCCCCGACGTCGTCACCATCGTCGGCACCCTCGGCGTCTGCGCGGGGGCGCTCGCGTTCTACCCGCGCGGTGAGTTCTTCTGGGGCACGGTTGTCATCACCTGCTTCATCTTCTCCGACACCCTCGACGGCAACATGGCCCGGATGTCCGGCCGCTCGAGCGTGTGGGGCGCCTACCTCGACTCGACCCTGGACCGCGTCGCCGACGCGGCGATCTTCGGGGCGCTCGTGCTCTGGTATGCCGGTGACGGGCAGAACCTCACGATGGCCGGGCTGGCGCTCGCCTGCCTGATCCTCGGCATGGTCGTGTCCTACTCCAAGGCGCGCGCCGAGGGCCTCGGTATGACGGCCAACGTCGGCATCGCCGAGCGCTCCGAACGTCTCGTCGCGGTGCTCGTCACGACCGGGCTCGTCGGCATCCCGTGGCTGCACCTGCCCACCGCGGTGCTCGGCGTGGTGCTCGCGCTGCTCGCGATCTTCAGTTTCATCACCGTGCTGCAGCGGATGCTCACCGTCCGGCGTCAGGCGCTGGACGCCGCGAAGTGA
- a CDS encoding GNAT family N-acetyltransferase: protein MSQVDRIRIERARPRRDDAFALAAMTLRWDLAGGAPNRPGFLDEFADAWLDAAASRPAWIARRPDGNPVGFAIGALVTSLPSLRRPAGGWLHLSGFYVDPDLRGQGLGQRLMDQVVAFARERGLSRVQLNATDEARAFYRRAGFGGPQDTLMQLVLSGRLPAT, encoded by the coding sequence GTGAGCCAAGTGGACCGGATCCGGATCGAACGTGCGCGCCCGAGGCGGGACGACGCGTTCGCGCTCGCCGCGATGACGTTGCGCTGGGACCTGGCGGGCGGCGCCCCGAACAGGCCGGGCTTCCTCGACGAGTTCGCCGATGCCTGGCTGGACGCCGCGGCGAGCAGGCCGGCGTGGATCGCCCGGCGACCGGACGGCAACCCGGTCGGCTTCGCGATCGGCGCGCTCGTCACCAGCCTGCCGAGCCTGCGCCGGCCGGCCGGCGGGTGGCTGCACCTCAGTGGCTTCTACGTCGACCCGGACCTGCGCGGTCAGGGCCTCGGGCAGCGGCTGATGGACCAGGTCGTCGCCTTCGCCCGGGAGCGTGGCCTCTCCCGGGTGCAGCTGAACGCGACCGACGAGGCGCGGGCGTTCTACCGCCGGGCGGGCTTCGGCGGCCCGCAGGACACGCTGATGCAGCTCGTCCTGTCAGGCCGCCTGCCGGCTACTTGA
- a CDS encoding nitroreductase family deazaflavin-dependent oxidoreductase, translating into MPLQGEYAEEKTGWVADQLAKIDETGTTESVDVMGMPVVVYTMRGAKSGKLRRVPLMRVEHDGTYAAVASKGGAPENPAWFYNIVAHPEVEVQDGTSKHDGVAREITGAERDEWWERAVAAYPPYAEYQTKTDRQIPVFVIEPVK; encoded by the coding sequence ATGCCGTTGCAGGGCGAGTACGCAGAAGAGAAGACCGGCTGGGTCGCCGACCAACTGGCGAAGATCGACGAGACCGGCACCACCGAGTCGGTCGACGTGATGGGTATGCCGGTGGTCGTCTACACCATGCGCGGCGCCAAGAGCGGAAAGCTGCGCCGGGTGCCGCTGATGCGGGTCGAGCACGACGGGACGTATGCCGCGGTCGCCTCCAAGGGCGGGGCGCCGGAGAACCCGGCCTGGTTCTACAACATCGTGGCTCACCCTGAGGTTGAGGTGCAGGACGGCACGAGCAAGCACGACGGGGTGGCGCGCGAGATCACCGGCGCCGAGCGGGACGAGTGGTGGGAGCGTGCAGTCGCGGCATACCCGCCCTACGCGGAGTACCAGACCAAGACCGACCGGCAGATTCCGGTGTTCGTGATCGAGCCGGTCAAGTAG
- a CDS encoding glycosyltransferase family 4 protein, whose amino-acid sequence MRIGIVNPYALDVPGGVQLHVRDLAEHFIAQGHHVRVLAPADEDAALPDYVDPAGRAMPVPYNGSVARLLFGPVTAARVGRWIDRGAFDVLHVHEPFSPSVSMLAMMAAEGPVVGTFHSSTLRSRVLLTFMPLLEPHLEKLSGRIAVSREALGTIHRHEGAADAVIVPNGVNVDRFAQAPVAAQWQGSDERPTIAFLGRLEEPRKGLAVLLDAMPWLLAARPGLRLIVAGPGDPAEALRHTSAEVVAACEFLGMVSDVDKARLLRSVDAYVAPNVGGESFGIILVEAMSAGAPVIASDLPSFRDVLDGGPAGVTFRTGDPADLAATVLAVLGDRSRRDELSALGAVRARDFDWSRVAADVMDVYETCRAAHPEPVHTASANRSRRMLRGRG is encoded by the coding sequence ATGAGGATCGGCATCGTCAACCCCTACGCGCTCGACGTGCCGGGCGGGGTGCAACTGCACGTGCGCGACCTGGCCGAGCACTTCATCGCACAGGGGCACCACGTGCGGGTGCTCGCACCGGCCGACGAGGACGCCGCGCTGCCGGACTACGTCGACCCGGCCGGCCGGGCGATGCCGGTGCCCTACAACGGGTCGGTCGCCCGCCTGCTCTTCGGGCCGGTCACCGCCGCGCGGGTGGGGCGCTGGATCGACCGTGGCGCGTTCGACGTGCTGCACGTGCACGAACCCTTCTCGCCGAGCGTGTCGATGCTCGCGATGATGGCCGCCGAGGGGCCGGTCGTCGGCACCTTCCACTCCAGCACGCTGCGGTCGCGGGTGCTGCTCACCTTCATGCCGCTGCTCGAGCCGCACCTGGAGAAGCTGAGCGGCCGGATCGCGGTCTCCCGCGAGGCCCTCGGCACCATCCACCGGCACGAGGGCGCGGCCGACGCCGTGATCGTGCCCAACGGCGTCAACGTCGACCGCTTCGCGCAGGCGCCGGTCGCCGCGCAGTGGCAGGGCAGTGACGAGCGGCCGACGATCGCCTTCCTCGGCCGGCTGGAGGAGCCGCGCAAGGGGCTGGCCGTCCTGCTCGACGCGATGCCGTGGCTGCTCGCGGCCCGGCCCGGGCTGCGGCTGATCGTCGCCGGACCCGGCGACCCGGCCGAGGCGCTGCGTCATACCTCTGCGGAGGTGGTGGCCGCCTGCGAGTTCCTCGGCATGGTGAGCGATGTCGACAAGGCGCGGCTGCTGCGGTCGGTCGATGCGTATGTCGCGCCGAACGTCGGCGGGGAGAGCTTCGGGATCATCCTCGTGGAGGCCATGAGCGCGGGCGCGCCGGTGATCGCGAGCGACCTGCCGTCCTTCCGCGACGTCCTCGACGGTGGGCCGGCCGGCGTCACCTTCCGCACCGGCGATCCCGCCGACCTCGCGGCGACGGTGCTGGCGGTGCTCGGCGACCGCAGTCGCCGCGACGAGCTGAGCGCGCTGGGCGCGGTGCGCGCTCGCGACTTCGACTGGTCGCGGGTGGCGGCCGACGTGATGGACGTCTACGAGACGTGCCGCGCGGCGCACCCGGAGCCGGTGCACACCGCGTCGGCCAACCGGTCCCGACGGATGCTGCGAGGCCGCGGCTGA